One Sodalinema gerasimenkoae IPPAS B-353 DNA segment encodes these proteins:
- the psb34 gene encoding photosystem II assembly protein Psb34, translating to MPYVDEEGGRLNNYAIEPKMYEAKPPTTEEKRNYAILGALAALFVAGIIAVAYAVSTVS from the coding sequence ATGCCTTACGTTGATGAAGAGGGGGGTCGCCTCAATAACTACGCCATCGAACCCAAGATGTACGAGGCGAAACCTCCTACCACGGAGGAGAAGCGCAATTATGCCATTCTCGGGGCGTTAGCTGCCTTGTTTGTGGCAGGAATTATCGCCGTGGCCTATGCCGTCTCAACGGTTAGCTGA
- a CDS encoding HAMP domain-containing sensor histidine kinase — MLVGLGSFILISKIYSPRQFIIQLEQMESTEFFSVRSVKTYIVKGFETTWNRSTFWSVISGASAAVVLSYWLSRRITLPLRRMRQITQRFAAGDFDERMPMSEIPEFYQLSLSFNRMADSIREIEHRRRELISDMTHELRTPLTVMRGYLEELADGRLEPTPETYDKLARETRRLERLVNDLQELSKAEAGYLTIDPKPLCLCSLLEGLITRLSEQLIDELTLSLDCPEDLPKVFGDYDRIEQVLMNLLGNAVRYSDYGTISVRAWCDDPYIWTAVSDTGIGIAAEDLPYVFDRFWRAERSRSRHSGGTGIGLAITRRLVELHGGTIEVKSQLGQGSTFYFSLPMLP; from the coding sequence ATGCTGGTCGGGCTAGGTAGCTTTATTTTAATCAGTAAAATTTACTCACCTCGACAATTCATTATTCAACTTGAACAGATGGAAAGCACGGAGTTTTTTAGTGTTCGCTCCGTAAAAACCTATATTGTTAAGGGATTTGAGACGACCTGGAATCGCAGTACTTTTTGGTCTGTTATTAGTGGCGCTTCAGCAGCAGTTGTCCTGAGTTATTGGCTTTCACGACGGATTACCCTACCGCTAAGACGAATGCGGCAGATTACACAACGGTTTGCAGCGGGGGATTTTGATGAGCGAATGCCGATGAGTGAAATCCCGGAATTTTACCAACTTAGTCTTAGTTTTAATCGCATGGCGGATAGCATTCGTGAGATTGAACATCGCCGCCGAGAACTCATTAGTGATATGACCCATGAGTTGCGAACTCCGCTGACGGTAATGCGGGGGTATTTAGAGGAACTGGCCGATGGTCGTCTAGAACCGACGCCAGAAACCTATGATAAGTTGGCCCGTGAAACCCGTCGCTTAGAACGGCTGGTCAATGACTTACAGGAGCTATCGAAGGCGGAGGCGGGCTATTTAACCATTGACCCCAAACCCCTGTGTTTATGCAGCCTCCTAGAGGGCTTAATTACCCGCTTGTCGGAGCAGCTCATCGATGAGTTAACCCTGTCCCTCGACTGTCCCGAGGATTTACCGAAGGTCTTTGGGGATTATGATCGCATTGAGCAGGTCTTGATGAATCTGTTGGGTAATGCAGTGCGCTATTCAGACTATGGCACAATTTCGGTGCGGGCCTGGTGTGATGACCCCTATATCTGGACTGCTGTGAGTGATACGGGGATTGGCATTGCAGCGGAGGATTTACCCTATGTCTTTGATCGCTTTTGGCGAGCGGAGCGATCGCGATCGCGACATTCAGGGGGAACCGGGATTGGCCTGGCCATTACCCGGCGACTGGTGGAACTGCATGGAGGAACGATTGAGGTCAAAAGTCAGTTGGGCCAGGGAAGCACATTTTATTTCTCCTTGCCCATGTTGCCCTAA
- a CDS encoding VWA domain-containing protein, whose protein sequence is MTDNLNLPSNVQASRRWRLILGTDATEANPSEDRLDERRVRSLEALYQPSRSGGLGRSTLSLVRWLDEIRGHFPESVVRVMQQDAIERLNLRSLLLEPELSDRLDVDPMLAAEVLTLMSTLPDSKLERIREIVRQVVEELEQRLRPATQQALLGRLRQRSPQLHPRYRDIDWQRTLYANLKHYQPHYGTIIPEKLIHRGTPPRLLSDVVLCLDQSASMAASVVYASVFASVLASVSSLNVRLLAFDTSVLDLTPHLRDPVNLLLAMQLGGGTDISAVLRYSLQEIQQPHETILILLSDLYDGGDRPLLWQSFGQLLASGVRVVSLLALDEAGVPRYDVANAEHLAHLGIPSFACHPDEFPAVMSEYLLG, encoded by the coding sequence ATGACTGATAATCTTAACCTTCCTTCTAATGTACAAGCTTCTCGCCGTTGGCGATTGATTTTGGGAACAGATGCTACGGAAGCAAACCCTTCTGAGGATAGGTTGGATGAGCGGCGAGTGCGATCACTGGAGGCACTCTATCAGCCGTCTCGTTCCGGGGGATTAGGACGCTCAACCCTCAGTTTAGTGCGCTGGTTAGATGAGATTCGCGGCCATTTCCCTGAGTCGGTGGTTCGGGTGATGCAACAAGATGCTATCGAACGGCTGAATTTGCGATCGCTACTGCTCGAACCTGAATTGAGCGATCGCCTCGATGTTGATCCGATGTTAGCGGCGGAGGTGTTAACGTTGATGTCCACGTTACCCGATTCCAAGCTAGAGCGGATTCGTGAGATTGTCCGTCAGGTGGTCGAGGAATTAGAGCAGCGATTACGTCCGGCTACCCAGCAAGCCCTATTGGGCCGTCTTCGCCAGCGATCGCCCCAGCTCCATCCCCGCTATCGAGACATTGATTGGCAACGCACCCTGTATGCCAATCTCAAACATTATCAGCCCCACTATGGCACGATCATTCCTGAAAAACTAATTCATCGAGGAACGCCGCCGCGTCTCCTGTCTGATGTCGTTCTCTGTCTAGACCAAAGTGCCTCGATGGCCGCTTCAGTGGTCTATGCTAGCGTCTTCGCCTCGGTTTTGGCGTCTGTATCTTCACTGAATGTGCGTTTGTTGGCCTTTGATACATCGGTGCTGGACTTAACACCCCATCTACGAGATCCGGTCAACCTGTTATTGGCAATGCAGCTCGGCGGTGGCACGGATATTTCAGCCGTCTTACGCTATAGCTTACAAGAGATTCAACAGCCCCATGAGACGATTCTAATTCTCCTGAGTGATTTATATGATGGGGGCGATCGCCCGCTACTCTGGCAATCTTTCGGGCAATTGCTAGCATCAGGGGTACGGGTCGTCAGTCTGTTGGCGCTCGATGAGGCTGGCGTTCCTCGCTATGATGTGGCGAATGCTGAGCATTTGGCTCACTTGGGGATTCCGAGCTTTGCCTGTCACCCCGATGAGTTTCCAGCGGTGATGAGTGAGTATTTGCTAGGCTAA
- a CDS encoding response regulator produces MKLRKKTLLIVGAALVALNITIYAISSLILLRDFTHLEQQYVHQDVTHALRAVDHELSSLNTIARDYAEWDDTYEFIKTGNPDYVRSNLIDSTFSYLNLNFMVFVDAQGQIRFEKAYDRTHSRSIPLPEGLEPFLNPEQPEHSLLITDHPDDGIQGLLELEGEPFAVAARPIVTSQITGPLRGTLIVGRYFDQQAIARLAEQTQLALDLYPRQGEDVPADVQQAWQDLLNPSQARPQPLAAHRNPGESAIDVALNLTLRTFNQNGYKSQPRVRLPYLPLPPGERIAGYTLLEDLNQNPIRLLRVNAPRAIYQQGQISIRYFSLALISVGVIFSGLTLLLVEKLVLSPLSQLSESMNQLKQTGDPQQRLPSIGEDELSSLANTVNEMLDALGRSQFERQETEQRYRLMAENSTDLIARQNLDGQFLYASPAAEVLLGYKPEELIDRYARDLIHPLDRDNFNYSTAEVITTTGSLTLSYRIRHKDGHYIWFETTSRAFNQGKRNSPLRQTPDSPIREIVSVSRDITERKLAEEDLRESEASIRAIYKVTSSRQLNFRQRLQGLLELGRQRFGMEIAILSRIQDEDFEVMEVQCPQTPPGMVVTHPLMPGQRLPLAETYCFRTVEANDPLYFEFLLMYGTNVPPKYGPFRIQAYIGTPVIVAGEVYGTLSFSSRTPLHDPFKPVDREILKLMAQWIGGEIERQETAADLARTRDRALAATQAKSEFLATMSHEIRTPMNAVIGMTGLLLDTELSLEQRDFVETIRSSGDTLLTIINDILDFSKIESGKLELEQHPFDLRACVEQSLDLLASKATGKGLELAYLMSNDTPQHICGDVTRVRQILVNLLSNAVKFTDEGEVVISIMAEQVDRPHPDNSSCEVAEAESSDPIELPYYRIQFAVRDTGIGIQSDRMHRLFRSFSQVDSSTTRQYGGTGLGLAISKRLAEMMDGVMWVESMGHITGDCPDEFELTTAPDDTGSVFYFTLIAPQAPQVPLVKSLRHRVELQGKRLLVVDDNATNRKILTMTTQGWGMETLAIADGPTALELVPHQPRFDLVILDMQMPKMDGLTLAQELQTFAVMKDIPVMILTSMGTEIQGVEVQLAALLNKPIKQSQLYEILVGVLSGEPVEREYEKTPKLDGHLADRFPLKILVAEDNAVNQKVATQTLARMGYRADVVGNGLEVLDALTRQHYDVVLMDVQMPVMDGLESSRRICKKWAKSRRPYLIAVTANAMQGDREDCIAAGMDDYISKPIRINELIQALSRCPVTGTVSLKAFTADPESSDRREVEESPPEASLPVLNERTLEDLRELEALEELVDLYLQETPQLLEGVETAIADQNPQQLRESAHSLKSTSAALGADPLSDLSRELEEKGKAQDLTGVNELWERLVQQYDRTVDALQAAKEEDSSPDSQEQELTMNN; encoded by the coding sequence ATGAAACTACGAAAGAAAACTTTACTCATCGTCGGTGCGGCGTTGGTGGCGTTGAACATTACGATTTACGCCATATCTTCGTTAATCTTACTGAGAGATTTCACGCATCTGGAGCAGCAGTACGTCCATCAAGACGTGACCCATGCCCTGCGTGCCGTCGACCATGAACTGTCGAGTCTCAACACCATTGCCCGAGACTATGCCGAGTGGGATGACACCTATGAGTTTATCAAAACCGGAAACCCCGATTATGTGCGCTCCAACCTGATTGACTCGACATTTTCCTACCTGAACCTAAACTTCATGGTTTTTGTCGATGCTCAAGGTCAGATTCGCTTCGAGAAAGCCTATGACCGGACTCATAGCCGCAGCATTCCGCTGCCAGAGGGACTAGAGCCATTTCTCAACCCCGAGCAGCCTGAGCATTCCCTGTTAATCACCGATCATCCTGACGACGGCATCCAGGGCCTTCTCGAACTCGAAGGGGAGCCATTCGCCGTAGCGGCCCGTCCCATCGTCACCAGCCAAATTACCGGTCCCCTTCGAGGAACCCTGATTGTCGGCCGCTACTTCGATCAGCAGGCGATCGCCCGGCTGGCCGAACAAACCCAACTCGCCCTCGATCTTTACCCCCGCCAGGGTGAGGATGTGCCGGCCGATGTTCAACAGGCCTGGCAGGACTTGCTCAACCCCTCCCAAGCTCGACCTCAACCCCTCGCCGCTCATCGCAATCCTGGGGAGTCGGCCATTGACGTCGCGCTCAACCTGACCCTCAGGACCTTTAACCAGAACGGCTATAAATCCCAGCCGAGGGTTCGTTTGCCCTATCTTCCCCTCCCTCCAGGAGAACGAATTGCCGGGTATACCCTTCTAGAGGATCTCAACCAAAATCCCATTCGCCTGCTGCGGGTGAATGCCCCTCGGGCTATCTACCAACAGGGGCAGATTAGCATTCGTTACTTTTCCCTGGCCCTGATTAGTGTGGGAGTTATCTTTAGTGGCCTAACCCTGTTGCTCGTCGAAAAACTGGTCTTATCGCCTCTGTCTCAGCTCAGTGAGAGCATGAATCAACTCAAACAGACCGGCGATCCCCAGCAACGCCTCCCCAGCATCGGAGAAGACGAACTCTCAAGTCTAGCCAATACCGTCAACGAGATGCTCGACGCTCTAGGGCGATCGCAATTTGAACGGCAAGAAACCGAACAACGGTATCGGCTCATGGCCGAGAACTCCACCGACTTAATTGCCCGACAGAACCTTGACGGTCAGTTTCTCTATGCCTCTCCCGCCGCCGAAGTGCTGCTCGGCTACAAACCCGAAGAACTCATCGACCGCTACGCCCGAGACCTCATCCACCCCCTCGATCGCGACAACTTCAACTACTCCACCGCTGAAGTCATCACCACAACCGGCTCCTTAACCCTCAGTTACCGCATTCGCCATAAAGACGGCCATTACATCTGGTTTGAAACCACCAGTCGGGCCTTTAACCAGGGTAAACGGAACAGCCCCCTCCGTCAGACTCCAGATTCCCCCATCCGGGAAATCGTCAGCGTCTCGCGAGACATCACCGAACGAAAACTGGCCGAAGAAGATCTCCGGGAAAGTGAAGCCTCGATTCGGGCCATCTACAAAGTCACCTCCTCCCGTCAACTGAACTTCCGCCAGCGATTGCAGGGCCTCCTAGAACTGGGACGGCAACGATTCGGGATGGAAATCGCCATCCTCTCCCGGATTCAGGACGAAGACTTTGAAGTGATGGAAGTTCAATGTCCCCAAACCCCTCCGGGAATGGTGGTCACCCATCCCCTGATGCCTGGACAGCGTTTACCCCTGGCAGAAACCTATTGCTTCCGAACTGTCGAAGCCAACGACCCCTTATATTTTGAATTTCTCCTAATGTATGGCACCAATGTGCCGCCTAAATATGGGCCCTTCCGCATTCAAGCCTATATCGGGACTCCCGTCATTGTCGCCGGAGAAGTTTATGGAACCCTGAGCTTTTCGAGCCGGACGCCACTTCATGACCCCTTCAAACCCGTAGACCGAGAAATCCTCAAATTGATGGCCCAATGGATTGGCGGGGAGATTGAACGACAAGAGACCGCCGCCGACCTGGCCCGAACCCGCGATCGCGCCCTAGCCGCCACCCAAGCCAAGAGCGAATTTCTGGCCACCATGAGCCATGAAATTCGCACCCCCATGAATGCCGTCATCGGCATGACTGGCTTACTCCTGGACACTGAACTGTCCCTGGAACAGCGAGATTTTGTCGAGACCATCCGCAGTAGTGGCGATACCCTGCTGACGATTATTAACGACATTCTCGACTTCTCGAAAATCGAATCCGGCAAACTCGAACTCGAACAACATCCCTTTGATTTACGGGCCTGCGTGGAACAGTCCCTAGACTTGCTGGCCTCCAAAGCCACCGGGAAAGGGCTAGAACTGGCCTATCTAATGAGCAACGACACCCCGCAGCATATTTGTGGGGATGTGACACGGGTGCGGCAAATTTTAGTCAACTTGCTCAGCAACGCCGTTAAATTTACCGACGAGGGGGAAGTGGTCATCTCGATTATGGCCGAACAGGTCGATCGCCCCCACCCGGATAATAGTTCCTGCGAGGTAGCTGAGGCCGAGTCCTCAGACCCCATAGAGCTTCCCTACTACCGCATTCAATTTGCGGTGCGTGATACGGGAATTGGCATCCAGAGCGATCGGATGCACCGATTATTCCGCTCCTTTTCCCAGGTGGACTCCTCCACCACCCGTCAGTATGGCGGGACTGGCTTAGGATTAGCCATTAGTAAACGTCTGGCTGAGATGATGGATGGAGTCATGTGGGTCGAGAGTATGGGTCATATTACGGGAGACTGTCCTGATGAGTTTGAACTCACCACCGCTCCAGACGACACGGGATCGGTGTTCTACTTTACCCTCATTGCCCCCCAAGCTCCCCAAGTGCCTCTCGTCAAGTCCTTACGGCATCGGGTGGAACTTCAGGGCAAACGTCTCCTGGTCGTGGATGATAATGCCACCAACCGTAAAATTTTGACGATGACAACCCAAGGCTGGGGGATGGAAACCCTTGCCATCGCTGACGGGCCAACAGCCTTAGAGTTAGTGCCTCATCAACCCCGCTTCGACTTGGTCATTTTGGATATGCAGATGCCGAAGATGGACGGGTTGACTCTGGCCCAAGAACTCCAGACGTTCGCGGTCATGAAGGATATTCCGGTGATGATCCTGACTTCGATGGGGACGGAAATCCAAGGGGTTGAGGTGCAACTAGCGGCCCTGCTCAACAAGCCGATTAAGCAGTCTCAACTGTATGAGATTTTGGTTGGGGTCTTAAGTGGGGAGCCGGTGGAGCGAGAATATGAGAAAACGCCCAAGTTAGATGGACATCTGGCCGATCGCTTCCCTCTGAAGATTTTGGTGGCTGAAGACAATGCGGTGAACCAGAAGGTGGCCACCCAAACCCTGGCCCGCATGGGTTATCGGGCGGATGTGGTGGGGAATGGTTTGGAAGTCCTCGATGCCCTAACGCGGCAGCATTATGATGTGGTCTTGATGGATGTGCAAATGCCGGTGATGGATGGGTTAGAGTCTTCCCGTCGCATTTGCAAGAAATGGGCCAAATCCCGCCGTCCCTATTTGATTGCGGTGACCGCTAATGCTATGCAGGGCGATCGCGAGGATTGTATTGCAGCGGGGATGGATGACTATATCAGTAAGCCGATTCGCATCAATGAGTTAATTCAGGCCTTATCCCGCTGTCCGGTGACGGGGACTGTGTCTCTGAAGGCGTTTACCGCTGATCCGGAGTCCTCGGACCGGCGAGAGGTGGAGGAGAGTCCCCCGGAAGCGAGTCTACCGGTTTTGAATGAGAGAACCTTAGAGGATTTACGGGAACTTGAAGCCTTAGAGGAGTTGGTGGATTTGTATTTACAAGAAACCCCACAATTGCTCGAAGGGGTAGAGACGGCGATCGCCGATCAGAATCCCCAACAACTGCGGGAGTCAGCCCATTCTCTGAAATCCACCAGTGCCGCCCTGGGGGCTGATCCGCTCTCGGATTTGAGCCGGGAACTCGAAGAAAAGGGCAAAGCCCAGGACTTAACTGGGGTGAATGAGCTATGGGAGCGGCTTGTCCAACAGTACGATCGCACGGTGGATGCCCTGCAAGCGGCGAAAGAGGAGGATTCCTCCCCAGATAGCCAAGAACAAGAGCTGACCATGAACAATTGA
- a CDS encoding ATP-binding protein, whose amino-acid sequence MAEKSPFLAGPMITDPRFFVGRQQELEIILSRMIGDQPISINLVGPKCIGKSSLLCHLYQTYEERLSGKGVDPKNYAMVYLSVKGYDSEPKLYEKIADKLLKALPNNGIAQRLGFQQNPVKSQLQARPLNRHDFSQAIRDCKESEFLPVLCLDSFDNLGKKKNSFDLGFYENLRSLMDSNDLMLIIASRQPLDKLLPKHYYRSFFGNVGHSMTLKKSTKADAETVARLPAFTSDDAFPALSPNQQKLTLNWGKQHP is encoded by the coding sequence ATGGCTGAGAAGTCTCCCTTCCTTGCCGGCCCCATGATTACTGACCCTCGCTTTTTCGTGGGCCGTCAGCAAGAACTAGAGATAATCCTCAGTCGCATGATTGGCGATCAACCCATCAGCATCAATCTAGTGGGACCCAAGTGCATCGGCAAATCCTCGTTGCTCTGTCATCTCTATCAGACCTACGAAGAAAGACTGAGCGGTAAAGGGGTAGATCCGAAAAACTATGCTATGGTCTATCTCTCCGTCAAAGGCTACGACTCAGAACCGAAGTTATACGAAAAGATTGCCGATAAACTTCTTAAGGCTCTACCAAACAACGGAATAGCTCAGCGGCTGGGGTTTCAACAAAATCCTGTTAAATCTCAATTGCAAGCTCGCCCCCTCAATCGTCATGATTTCTCGCAAGCGATTCGTGACTGTAAAGAATCAGAATTCTTGCCGGTGTTATGCCTAGATTCATTTGATAATTTAGGCAAGAAAAAGAACTCTTTTGATTTAGGCTTTTATGAGAATTTACGGTCGTTAATGGACAGCAATGATCTGATGCTGATTATAGCCAGTCGTCAGCCCTTGGACAAACTGTTACCCAAGCATTACTATCGCTCATTTTTTGGCAATGTTGGCCATAGCATGACTCTCAAAAAATCAACCAAGGCTGACGCTGAGACTGTTGCTCGTTTGCCTGCATTTACCTCAGACGATGCTTTTCCTGCCTTAAGTCCCAATCAGCAAAAATTGACCTTAAACTGGGGAAAGCAGCATCCTTAA
- a CDS encoding PIN/TRAM domain-containing protein, with protein MLDALIIISFIIAGAGVGFFSIELLPGSAMQQVTNVDGLRWVVASFAALISGVVGLSVQTTYRRIEANIRQMPLEVLLTRALGLVAGLLVANLMLAPVFLVPIPKDFTFIKPFVAVLGSVMFGFLGVTLADTHGRAFLRLLNPNSVESLMVAEGTLKPATTKVVDTSCIIDGRIQNLLETGFLEGPILIPQFVLEELQQVADASNDGKRVRGRRGLDILNQIKEDYPERIDIYPADYDEPMTVDAKLVRLAAEINATLLTNDFNLSKVATLQKVSVLNINELAQAVRLSYLPGDDIEVKILKTGKEPDQGVGYLDDGTMVVVEESSDLIGSEIHVIVTSALQTSAGRMIFARPHASAMA; from the coding sequence ATGCTCGACGCACTTATTATCATCTCATTTATCATTGCGGGAGCCGGGGTAGGCTTTTTCAGCATTGAACTCCTCCCAGGGAGCGCAATGCAGCAAGTCACCAACGTTGACGGCTTACGCTGGGTGGTGGCAAGTTTTGCCGCCCTCATCAGTGGCGTAGTGGGCCTCTCGGTACAAACCACCTATCGGCGTATCGAAGCCAACATCCGTCAAATGCCCCTAGAAGTCCTACTCACCCGCGCTCTAGGGTTAGTGGCTGGTTTATTGGTCGCCAACCTTATGTTAGCGCCCGTATTCCTCGTACCTATTCCCAAAGACTTCACCTTCATCAAACCCTTTGTCGCGGTGTTGGGGAGCGTCATGTTCGGCTTTCTCGGCGTCACCCTGGCCGATACCCATGGCCGGGCCTTTCTGCGCCTGCTCAACCCCAACAGCGTCGAAAGTCTGATGGTGGCTGAAGGAACCCTCAAACCGGCTACCACCAAAGTCGTCGATACCAGTTGCATTATTGACGGACGGATTCAGAACCTCCTAGAAACGGGCTTTCTGGAAGGACCTATCCTGATTCCCCAATTTGTTTTAGAGGAATTGCAACAGGTAGCCGATGCCTCCAACGACGGGAAACGGGTCCGGGGCCGCCGTGGCTTGGATATTCTCAATCAGATTAAAGAAGATTATCCCGAGCGCATTGATATCTATCCCGCCGATTATGACGAACCGATGACGGTGGATGCCAAGTTGGTGCGTCTGGCGGCAGAAATCAACGCCACCCTCCTGACGAATGACTTCAACCTCAGCAAAGTGGCGACTCTGCAAAAAGTGTCGGTTCTGAATATCAACGAGTTAGCTCAGGCGGTGCGCTTGTCCTATCTCCCGGGTGATGATATTGAAGTCAAAATCCTCAAGACGGGCAAGGAACCGGATCAGGGTGTCGGCTATCTTGATGATGGAACTATGGTGGTGGTTGAAGAGAGTTCAGACCTCATCGGCAGTGAAATTCACGTCATCGTCACCAGTGCCTTACAAACGTCAGCCGGCCGGATGATTTTCGCCCGTCCCCATGCCTCGGCGATGGCGTAG
- the hemW gene encoding radical SAM family heme chaperone HemW: protein MGSTISTVPAEGTGLSWMAQTYAPPRSAYVHIPFCRRRCFYCDFPISVIGDRQSGDSSPAIARYVDHLCGEIGATPNLGAEVGLSLETVFFGGGTPSLLSGAQLGQILESLREQFGLDPGAEISIEMDPGTFDGQKVREFLAAGITRISFGAQAFQDKLLAVCGRSHSVAEIYRAYEWLQEAGAENVSFDLICGLPHQRLEQWQESLGAAITLKPQHLSVYDLIVEPKTVFARRYEPETHPLPDGDLAAEFYRQAIAQLQAAGYTHYEISNHAQPGYACRHNQTYWQNRPYYGFGMGATSYSQGQRVSRPRTRVEYVKWLQEYLKQNGSLDAPPVDSNDLILETLMLRLRLAEGIPLAELQANLAPEARQDLQRAIAPYIERGWVDWGEDAVRLTDPEGFLFSNSILSSLFNALEP from the coding sequence ATGGGTTCTACGATTTCGACGGTTCCGGCTGAAGGTACGGGGTTGTCCTGGATGGCTCAAACCTATGCCCCACCGAGGTCTGCTTATGTTCATATTCCTTTCTGTCGCCGTCGCTGTTTTTATTGTGATTTTCCCATCTCCGTGATCGGCGATCGCCAATCGGGGGACAGCTCCCCAGCGATCGCTCGCTATGTAGACCATCTCTGTGGGGAGATTGGCGCAACACCCAATTTAGGGGCGGAGGTCGGGCTGTCCCTAGAAACGGTCTTTTTCGGAGGAGGCACTCCCTCCCTGCTCTCTGGGGCGCAACTGGGGCAGATTCTGGAGAGTCTACGAGAGCAGTTTGGCCTCGATCCAGGGGCAGAAATTTCCATTGAAATGGACCCAGGAACCTTTGATGGCCAGAAAGTGCGGGAGTTTCTCGCAGCGGGAATCACTCGGATTAGTTTCGGGGCCCAAGCCTTCCAGGATAAACTGCTGGCGGTGTGTGGGCGATCGCACTCGGTGGCGGAGATTTATCGGGCCTATGAGTGGCTCCAGGAGGCGGGGGCGGAGAATGTAAGCTTTGATCTCATCTGTGGACTGCCCCATCAACGGTTAGAGCAATGGCAGGAATCCTTAGGGGCGGCGATCACCCTCAAGCCCCAGCATCTCTCAGTCTATGACCTAATCGTTGAACCCAAAACTGTGTTTGCCCGCCGCTATGAGCCGGAAACCCATCCCCTTCCCGATGGGGATTTAGCCGCCGAGTTCTATCGCCAGGCGATCGCCCAACTCCAAGCCGCCGGTTACACCCATTACGAAATCAGTAACCATGCTCAACCGGGCTATGCCTGTCGCCATAATCAAACCTATTGGCAGAATCGCCCCTATTATGGCTTCGGCATGGGAGCCACCAGTTACAGCCAAGGGCAACGGGTTTCTCGCCCAAGAACCCGCGTTGAATATGTCAAATGGCTGCAAGAGTATCTCAAGCAAAATGGCAGCCTTGACGCGCCTCCTGTGGATAGCAATGACCTGATTTTAGAAACGCTGATGTTGCGCCTACGCTTGGCGGAGGGCATTCCCCTTGCGGAACTTCAGGCCAATCTTGCCCCCGAAGCTCGACAAGACCTCCAGAGGGCGATCGCCCCCTACATCGAGCGAGGCTGGGTAGACTGGGGCGAGGATGCTGTTAGATTAACAGACCCCGAAGGGTTCCTATTCTCCAACAGCATTCTCTCTAGCCTATTCAACGCCCTAGAGCCATGA
- the pdhA gene encoding pyruvate dehydrogenase (acetyl-transferring) E1 component subunit alpha translates to MVTERTLPTSNPDSAEISREDGLRIYKDMVLGRLFEDKCAEMYYRGKMFGFVHLYNGQEAVSSGVIQAMNPGDDYVCSTYRDHVHALSAGVPAREVMAELFGKATGCSKGRGGSMHMFSKEHKLLGGYAFVAEGIPVAMGAAFQVRYRKEVMKDPNANQVVACFFGDGASNNGQFFETLNMASLWKLPIIFVVENNKWAIGMAHERATSQPEIYKKASVFNMAGVEVDGMDVVAVRAVAQEAVKRARAGEGPTLIEALTYRFRGHSLADPDELRSKEEKEVWFARDPINRFETFLTSNHLANSEELQDIQSQIQQTIDESVEFAESSPEPDPSELRRFIFAEDV, encoded by the coding sequence ATGGTTACAGAACGCACCCTCCCCACATCCAATCCTGACTCGGCAGAAATCAGCCGTGAAGATGGACTCCGAATCTACAAAGACATGGTTCTCGGGCGCTTATTCGAGGATAAATGCGCCGAAATGTACTATCGAGGCAAAATGTTCGGCTTCGTCCACCTCTATAACGGACAGGAAGCCGTCTCCTCGGGAGTCATTCAGGCCATGAATCCCGGTGATGATTATGTGTGCAGCACCTACCGCGATCACGTTCATGCCCTGAGTGCTGGGGTTCCGGCCCGGGAAGTCATGGCGGAACTGTTCGGCAAAGCCACCGGATGCAGTAAGGGCCGTGGTGGGTCGATGCACATGTTCTCCAAGGAGCATAAGCTACTTGGGGGGTATGCCTTCGTCGCTGAGGGGATTCCCGTGGCCATGGGCGCCGCCTTCCAGGTTCGCTACCGTAAGGAAGTCATGAAAGACCCCAACGCCAATCAGGTGGTGGCCTGTTTCTTTGGGGATGGCGCCAGTAATAATGGCCAGTTTTTTGAAACCCTGAATATGGCGTCTCTCTGGAAGTTGCCGATTATTTTTGTGGTGGAAAACAATAAGTGGGCCATTGGTATGGCTCACGAACGGGCCACCTCACAACCGGAAATCTACAAAAAAGCCAGTGTCTTCAATATGGCTGGGGTTGAGGTTGATGGGATGGATGTCGTGGCGGTGCGCGCGGTGGCTCAAGAAGCCGTCAAACGGGCCCGCGCCGGGGAAGGCCCAACTCTGATTGAGGCTCTCACCTATCGCTTCCGAGGCCATTCTCTGGCTGACCCGGATGAGTTACGCTCGAAGGAAGAAAAAGAGGTTTGGTTTGCCCGTGACCCGATTAACCGCTTTGAAACCTTCTTGACCAGTAATCATCTGGCCAATTCTGAGGAACTCCAGGACATTCAGTCCCAGATTCAACAGACCATTGATGAGTCCGTTGAATTTGCCGAATCGAGTCCGGAACCTGACCCCAGTGAACTGCGCCGCTTTATTTTTGCTGAGGACGTTTAA